The nucleotide window CCGCGTAAGCTTCACAGAGTAAATCTTGCCATGAGCCCGGGGCATAATAAGTATTTAAAAAGAGGCCTTTCGAACTTTGAGCACCTCCAAATATTGCCTCCTCATAAGGCTTTGAAGCATTATAACGTCCTCCAGCCAGTTTGAATCCGTCCCCTTTGTGGCCTGCACTGATACCAGATGAATTTCTCGAGTCCAATTTTGACTGCGCTATCATTTTTGCGCGCATTGCGGTCGCGCTGTGGGCAAGGAGCGCGATTCCACCGGACCAAGCGGCGCCGTCAAGGGCATTCCCTCCGGAAATCGCAGAAACCGCGCCGCCTGCCAGAGTGTGGAGGGCGACTCTTTGCATAGACCACTTTGTTCCATAATGGCCTTGAATTGCTCCGAATGCACCACCGCTGAGGATGCCCGCAAAAGCGCCGTGGAGGAGGGCATCCAGCGGGTCTCCTCCACTAATTTGAGCTGAGAGCAGACCAGCCGTCCCCCCGGCGACTAGACCCCCGGTAGCACCCGAGATGGCACCTTTGATTGCGGCTTGTGAGATCACCCCTTCCAGGGCTCCGGCGGTTGCACCACTGACGCTCGAGAATACCCCTGCGGATATCCCACCTATAAAGGCTCCTGCCATGACCGATCCGAGGTTCCAGTCCGACTGGATGCCAGCTAGGACCGCGCCGAGGATGGCGCCCGCCACATACTGCAAAAAATGTCCACTCGGGTCCACATACATGAGCGGGTTGTTGCGGCAATAGCTATACCGGTTGAGCAACTGGGGATCCATTGGATCGGGCACGATGGGATCCGGGGAGATGAAGCGGCCGATGCTGGGATCATAGAGGCGGGCGTTGAAGTTGTAGAGGCCGGTTTC belongs to Desulfatiglans anilini DSM 4660 and includes:
- a CDS encoding RHS repeat domain-containing protein, which encodes DTWYMGEHFEIRGGIRTRYIFAGALRIARMDSGGLLFFHQDHLGGTTALTNANGQVVERADYAPFGAERKPSRTQIADHRYTGQEHDIETGLYNFNARLYDPSIGRFISPDPIVPDPMDPQLLNRYSYCRNNPLMYVDPSGHFLQYVAGAILGAVLAGIQSDWNLGSVMAGAFIGGISAGVFSSVSGATAGALEGVISQAAIKGAISGATGGLVAGGTAGLLSAQISGGDPLDALLHGAFAGILSGGAFGAIQGHYGTKWSMQRVALHTLAGGAVSAISGGNALDGAAWSGGIALLAHSATAMRAKMIAQSKLDSRNSSGISAGHKGDGFKLAGGRYNASKPYEEAIFGGAQSSKGLFLNTYYAPGSWQDLLCEAYAGPHDYLNSAYLYDSIGNIRCMNSLETNIGNLLATFNLFTSTPFVLSDNCNEVMPFILQNK